The following proteins are encoded in a genomic region of Maniola jurtina chromosome 17, ilManJurt1.1, whole genome shotgun sequence:
- the LOC123873972 gene encoding uncharacterized protein LOC123873972 gives MQSQALHLQNLEENPGIFPVKEGQAYMQTDHWTIVKLINLEQMSNDLNSVLTNYQRMCSIIDWNASYSQELASIKMHTDFTRDITIEKYRQLVPQKRPKRGLINPLGSIIKVITGNLDHDDAVKYDELTSKLNRNQIIISKKLTIVSKMFDSFINVTEAMNVNSVHFHNRLTKVETLLQDLAAKQNNWIFITYLTGLFSVFTSSFRTIFVRLSEIETALALSKISILHQSIVNSTELLYHLNVISNSKTLAIIPKYPYLLAKGIKYLPLVKPCQSFSTGNQFLCTADNRALYYELTCIEQLMKFEDDLISCKQHQVQIEKIKVQQINPNSWLLYSRLRTTLTKRCGHEVSKQLVFGTYLITIDEPCELEIYGIRLHHRTIVESDNMKRIPIITLPQLKSNATLSGASVVNMEEISLDEVKYMAFSLKHSSVVESVLNDQKDSKFGVILGYLTSGFVVLSIFVFLFYIWLKSPKCSLFKKNHRNESKNDPSDNFPLRDGGVMARPSVLD, from the exons ATGCAGTCGCAGGCCCTTCATCTGCAAAATCTTGAAGAAAACCCAGGTATTTTCCCTGTCAAGGAAGGTCAAGCATACATGCAAACCGACCATTGGACTATAGTTAAGCTTATAAATTTGGAACAAATGTCCAACGATCTAAATAGCGTACTTACAAACTACCAACGGATGTGCAGTATCATCGATTGGAACGCATCATATTCCCAAGAACTAGCGAGTATTAAAATGCATACAGACTTTACCCGCGACATAACTATAGAAAAATATAGACAATTAGTTCCACAGAAACGTCCTAAGAGAGGTTTGATAAATCCTTTGGGTTCAATTATAAAAGTGATAACTGGTAACCTGGATCATGATGACGCAGTTAAGTACGACGAACTTACTTCTAAATTAAATCGCAACCAAATTATTATATCAAAGAAATTGACAATTGTCTCTAAAATGTTTGATAGTTTTATTAATGTAACTGAAGCAATGAATGTGAACTCTGTTCATTTTCATAACCGTTTAACAAAGGTTGAAACATTACTCCAAGATTTAGCTGCCAAACAAAACAATTGGATTTTCATAACTTATCTTACAGGATTATTTAGTGTATTTACAAGTAGTTTTCGTACTATCTTTGTTAGACTGAGTGAAATTGAAACAGCATTAGCGTTAAGTAAAATCTCTATTTTGCATCAGTCAATTGTGAACTCTACAGAATTATTGTatcatttaaatgtaatttccaACTC TAAAACCCTAGCTATCATTCCCAAATATCCTTACCTTTTGGCGAAAGGAATCAAATACTTACCGCTTGTAAAACCATGCCAGTCATTTTCTACCGGCAATCAGTTCCTGTGTACTGCAGACAACCGAGCGCTGTATTATGAACTCACCTGTATAGAGCAGCTTATGAAATTCGAAGATGACCTTATTTCCTGCAAGCAGCATCAGGTCCAGATCGAAAAGATTAAGGTTCAGCAAATCAACCCAAATAGCTGGCTCCTCTATAGTAGACTGAGGACGACACTGACGAAGCGATGCGGCCATGAGGTCAGCAAACAACTTGTATTTGGCACTTACCTGATCACAATCGACGAACCGTGTGAGCTAGAAATTTATGGAATTCGCCTCCACCATCGCACTATTGTAGAATCAGATAATATGAAGAGAATTCCAATTATTACACTCCCTCAGTTAAAATCAAACGCGACTCTATCCGGTGCAAGTGTAGTTAATATGGAAGAAATTAGTTTAGATGAAGTGAAATACATGGCCTTTTCATTGAAACATAGTTCTGTTGTTGAAAGTGTTTTAAACGATCAAAAGGACAGTAAATTCGGTGTAATTTTAGGATACCTGACATCAGgttttgtagttttaagtatttttgtgtTCTTATTTTATATCTGGCTGAAATCGCCAAAATGTtcattatttaagaaaaatcatCGGAATGAATCTAAAAACGATCCCTCCGATAATTTTCCTCTTAGGGATGGAGGAGTTATGGCTCGTCCATCCGTTCTCGATTAG
- the LOC123873983 gene encoding protein charybde-like, whose amino-acid sequence MEILPVTSQFNVGFSSEKAWNGPTWRDAPMPVPTEAALAQRLERELRAAKGASELATAEVLVPAELLARAARQTLALAEGEPCGSRGAAVIVDVAGRRLAAFKIDPNTLTTHEIHLHLEHDATNWTSLLPQFLKNLTRGGTIIISPQFTIEKKKLFRSQAE is encoded by the exons ATGGAGATCCTGCCGGTTACGAGTCAGTTTAACGTCGGATTCAGTAGTGAAAAAG CATGGAATGGGCCGACATGGCGAGACGCGCCGATGCCGGTGCCGACGGAAGCGGCGCTGGCTCAGCGGCTCGAGCGGGAGCTGCGCGCGGCGAAGGGCGCCAGCGAGCTAGCGACGGCGGAGGTGCTGGTGCCTGCGGAGCTGctggcgcgggcggcgcggcagACGCTGGCGCTGGCGGAGGGCGAGCCGTGCGGCTCGCGCGGCGCCGCCGTCATCGTGGACGTGGCCGGGCGGAGGCTCGCCGCGTTCAAGATCGACCCCAACACGCTCACGACGCACGAAATACACTTGCACCTCGAACATGACGCCACCAACTGGACAAGCCTGCTGCCGCAATTCTTAAA AAATTTAACGAGAGGCGgcaccatcatcatcagcccCCAGTTCACGATAGAAAAGAAAAAGCTGTTCCGGAGTCAAGCGGAGTGA
- the LOC123873980 gene encoding epsin-1-like: MVITNLRVRVQGQFNFNNAQMKMPQMQGQGQPPKPVMGYRPQLGFQPQQFGIRPPHKLGYMSPQQFGYRPQQQFAYRPPQQFGYRPPQQFGYRPPQQFGYRPPQQFGYKPPQQFGYKPPQPQQPTNDVSMRTSQPKMQQGFKLNELTMTNEEDNLPYDDYYGYDYDDQDNVYDPQLMCYPDYNIECEYANEQTDEPVSNSKPTDLEENNEENFCIAASKEIEKG, encoded by the exons ATGGTAATAACCAATTTACGAGTTCGGGTTCAAGGCC aattcaattttaataacgCTCAAATGAAGATGCCTCAAATGCAAGGTCAAGGTCAACCACCAAAACCAGTCATGGGTTATAGACCCCAATTAGGTTTTCAGCCACAACAATTTGGGATTAGGCCCCCACATAAACTTGGGTACATGTCCCCACAACAATTTGGGTATAGGCCTCAACAACAATTTGCGTACAGGCCTCCACAACAATTTGGGTACAGGCCTCCACAACAATTCGGGTACAGGCCTCCACAACAGTTTGGGTACCGACCCCCACAACAATTTGGGTACAAACCCCCGCAGCAATTTGGGTATAAACCACCACAACCCCAACAACCAACTAACGACGTATCCATGAGGACATCACAGCCTAAAATGCAACAAGGTTTTAAGTTAAACGAATTAACTATGACTAACGAGGAAGACAACTTACCTTATGACGATTATTATGGTTATGACTATGACGATCAAGATAATGTTTATGACCCACAGTTAATGTGTTACCCGGACTATAATATAGAATGTGAATATGCGAACGAACAGACAGATGAACCAGTTTCCAACAGCAAGCCCACTGACCTTGAAGAAAATAATGAAGAAAATTTTTGCATAGCAGCCTCGAAGGAAATAGAGAAAGGATAG